The following coding sequences lie in one Arachis ipaensis cultivar K30076 chromosome B05, Araip1.1, whole genome shotgun sequence genomic window:
- the LOC107643681 gene encoding cell division topological specificity factor homolog, chloroplastic — protein MHGFCKPVSGVLEGPKFSSKSVSREAENFLLDAVNMSFFERLNLAWKIVFPSAVSRKSSNARIAKQRLKMILFSDRCEVSDEAKRKIVNNIVRALSDFVEIESQDKVQLSVSSDTDIGTIYSVTVPVRRVKPEYQDMDEVGTITNIEFKETGDSSGSSVDVRFDFFVPDERS, from the coding sequence ATGCATGGCTTCTGCAAGCCAGTTTCTGGAGTCCTTGAAGGTCCCAAGTTTTCATCAAAATCTGTTAGTCGAGAAGCTGAGAACTTCCTCCTTGATGCTGTTAACATGAGTTTCTTTGAGCGATTAAATTTAGCTTGGAAGATAGTTTTCCCATCAGCAGTATCTAGAAAAAGTTCGAATGCTAGAATTGCCAAGCAACGCTTGAAGATGATCTTGTTCTCTGATCGATGTGAAGTAAGTGACGAGGCAAAGCGAAAAATTGTTAACAACATTGTGCGTGCTCTATCAGATTTTGTGGAGATAGAGTCGCAGGACAAAGTTCAGCTGAGTGTCTCTTCTGATACAGATATTGGAACTATTTACTCCGTCACTGTTCCTGTGCGGCGTGTTAAGCCAGAATATCAAGATATGGATGAAGTTGGGACAATAACAAATATTGAGTTTAAGGAAACCGGAGACAGTTCTGGTTCTTCTGTcgatgttagatttgatttctttgttCCGGATGAAAGGTCTTGA
- the LOC107643682 gene encoding mitotic checkpoint protein BUB3.3 isoform X1 codes for MKGDNSDSLLLKLEAPTRDAISRVRFAPHSNNLLISSWDSSLRLYDVDASLLRLEAPSEVPLLDCYFHDEAVAFSAASDGLIRRYDLDSGIIDTMGGHDDIATCIGYSSETSFIIVGQLITGGFDKKLLLWDIRMEKAVSCLRRVAAEIDSMSVLGFSLTVGIEASVQVFDLRKFDAAVHSKEPFSGTHLRCVSSIPYAEGFAAGSVDGRVALQISDSSGSNENGYIFRCHPKSKQGKHHLTPVNDIAFSPMITGAFVTGDNEGYVTIWDAKNRKRLIELLKYPNSVASLSYNHDGQLMAVASSHTYKEAKKT; via the exons ATGAAGGGAGATAATAGTGACTCGTTGCTGTTGAAGTTGGAAGCTCCAACGAGAGACGCCATCTCCAGAGTCCGATTCGCTCCCCACTCCAACAACCTCCTCATCTCTTCTTGGGACTCC AGTCTTCGGTTGTACGATGTGGACGCTTCATTGCTCAGACTTGAAGCTCCTTCCGAAGTTCCCCTCCTCGATTGTTACTTCCATGACGAAGCCGTTGCTTTCTCCGCCGCCTCCGATGGCTTAATTCGAAG GTATGATCTGGATTCAGGAATTATTGATACAATGGGTGGTCATGATGATATAGCAACGTGCATTGGATATTCCAGTGAAACAT CCTTCATTATTGTAGGTCAGTTGATCACAGGTGGTTTTGATAAAAAGTTACTGCTGTGGGACATCCGTATGGAGAAGGCTGTTTCGTGCTTGAGACGTGTAGCTGCAGAAATTGACTCCATGTCTGTCTTGGGGTTTAGTCTTACCGTAGGCATTGAAGCATCAGTGCAAGTTTTCGATTTACGTAAATTTGACGCGGCAGTTCATTCAAAGGAACCATTCAGTGGTACACATTTAAGATGTGTCAGTTCAATTCCTTATGCAGAAG GATTTGCAGCTGGATCAGTAGATGGACGTGTAGCATTGCAGATTTCAGATTCATCTGGTTCAAATGAAAATGG ATATATTTTTCGGTGTCATCCAAAATCAAAGCAAGGAAAGCATCATTTAACACCAGTGAATGACATTGCATTCAGTCCCAT GATCACAGGTGCTTTTGTCACAGGTGATAATGAGGGTTATGTTACCATATGGGAtgctaaaaatagaaaaagactAATTGAG TTGCTTAAATATCCAAATAGTGTTGCGTCCTTGTCATACAATCACGACGGACAACTTATGGCTGTAGCATCAAGCCATACATACAAAGAAGCTAAGAAAACGTGA
- the LOC107643682 gene encoding mitotic checkpoint protein BUB3.3 isoform X2 has translation MKGDNSDSLLLKLEAPTRDAISRVRFAPHSNNLLISSWDSSLRLYDVDASLLRLEAPSEVPLLDCYFHDEAVAFSAASDGLIRRYDLDSGIIDTMGGHDDIATCIGYSSETCQLITGGFDKKLLLWDIRMEKAVSCLRRVAAEIDSMSVLGFSLTVGIEASVQVFDLRKFDAAVHSKEPFSGTHLRCVSSIPYAEGFAAGSVDGRVALQISDSSGSNENGYIFRCHPKSKQGKHHLTPVNDIAFSPMITGAFVTGDNEGYVTIWDAKNRKRLIELLKYPNSVASLSYNHDGQLMAVASSHTYKEAKKT, from the exons ATGAAGGGAGATAATAGTGACTCGTTGCTGTTGAAGTTGGAAGCTCCAACGAGAGACGCCATCTCCAGAGTCCGATTCGCTCCCCACTCCAACAACCTCCTCATCTCTTCTTGGGACTCC AGTCTTCGGTTGTACGATGTGGACGCTTCATTGCTCAGACTTGAAGCTCCTTCCGAAGTTCCCCTCCTCGATTGTTACTTCCATGACGAAGCCGTTGCTTTCTCCGCCGCCTCCGATGGCTTAATTCGAAG GTATGATCTGGATTCAGGAATTATTGATACAATGGGTGGTCATGATGATATAGCAACGTGCATTGGATATTCCAGTGAAACAT GTCAGTTGATCACAGGTGGTTTTGATAAAAAGTTACTGCTGTGGGACATCCGTATGGAGAAGGCTGTTTCGTGCTTGAGACGTGTAGCTGCAGAAATTGACTCCATGTCTGTCTTGGGGTTTAGTCTTACCGTAGGCATTGAAGCATCAGTGCAAGTTTTCGATTTACGTAAATTTGACGCGGCAGTTCATTCAAAGGAACCATTCAGTGGTACACATTTAAGATGTGTCAGTTCAATTCCTTATGCAGAAG GATTTGCAGCTGGATCAGTAGATGGACGTGTAGCATTGCAGATTTCAGATTCATCTGGTTCAAATGAAAATGG ATATATTTTTCGGTGTCATCCAAAATCAAAGCAAGGAAAGCATCATTTAACACCAGTGAATGACATTGCATTCAGTCCCAT GATCACAGGTGCTTTTGTCACAGGTGATAATGAGGGTTATGTTACCATATGGGAtgctaaaaatagaaaaagactAATTGAG TTGCTTAAATATCCAAATAGTGTTGCGTCCTTGTCATACAATCACGACGGACAACTTATGGCTGTAGCATCAAGCCATACATACAAAGAAGCTAAGAAAACGTGA